A single Sphingomonas sp. IW22 DNA region contains:
- a CDS encoding tryptophan halogenase family protein, with product MSGGEPIRSVLIVGGGTAGWMAAAALSRMIPTGLSVTLIESDAIGTIGVGEATIPPIRAFNAALGIDEAEFVAATAGSFKLGIEFVGWGAQGERYLHPFGVYGFDQEGVRFHQHWLRRRAAGVREDLSDYALCAVAAREGRFMPPATDPASVLSQMNHAYHFDAGLYAAFLRARAERAGVARVEGEVVEVRQHGESGHVAGVRLADGRVLTADLFVDCSGFRGLLIEGAMKAGYEDWTPWLACDRAVAVPCATGGDGLTPYTRATAREAGWQWRIPLQHRTGNGYVYSSAYLSDDAATATLLANLDGPALADPRLLRFTAGRRRRQWIGNVVALGLAGGFAEPLESTAIHMVQSGISRLIALFPDRSFSGVEAATFNRLADGQFNQVRDFLALHYHLTRRDDSPFWRDAGKRTIPDTLAQKVDLWRQRGRVFRHEDDLFAEDSWIAVLLGQGLMPAGWDRMADLADPAMIDARFTRLRALFADAASRMPRHADYLARVAPARPRAA from the coding sequence GTGAGCGGGGGTGAGCCGATCCGGTCGGTGCTGATCGTCGGCGGAGGGACGGCCGGGTGGATGGCGGCGGCGGCGCTGTCGCGCATGATTCCGACGGGCCTGTCGGTAACGCTGATCGAATCCGACGCCATCGGCACAATCGGCGTGGGGGAGGCGACGATCCCGCCGATCCGCGCCTTCAACGCCGCGCTTGGCATTGACGAGGCGGAGTTCGTTGCCGCCACTGCCGGCAGCTTCAAGCTGGGGATCGAGTTCGTCGGATGGGGCGCGCAAGGGGAACGGTATCTGCACCCCTTTGGCGTTTACGGATTCGATCAGGAAGGCGTGCGCTTTCATCAGCACTGGCTGCGTCGCCGGGCCGCAGGCGTGCGAGAGGATCTGTCCGATTACGCGCTGTGCGCCGTTGCTGCGCGGGAGGGGCGCTTCATGCCGCCCGCGACCGATCCGGCGTCGGTCCTGTCACAGATGAACCACGCCTATCATTTCGATGCGGGCCTGTATGCGGCGTTCCTGCGCGCGCGGGCTGAGCGCGCCGGGGTCGCGCGGGTCGAGGGTGAAGTGGTCGAGGTGCGGCAGCATGGCGAAAGCGGCCATGTCGCCGGCGTCCGGCTGGCCGATGGGCGAGTGCTGACGGCCGATCTGTTCGTCGACTGCTCCGGCTTTCGCGGACTGCTGATCGAAGGCGCGATGAAGGCAGGGTATGAGGACTGGACCCCGTGGCTGGCCTGTGACCGGGCGGTTGCGGTGCCCTGTGCGACGGGCGGCGACGGACTGACCCCCTATACCCGTGCCACCGCGCGCGAAGCGGGTTGGCAATGGCGCATCCCGCTTCAGCACCGGACGGGCAATGGCTATGTCTATTCCAGCGCTTATCTGTCGGATGATGCGGCGACGGCCACGTTGCTGGCCAATTTGGATGGACCGGCCCTCGCCGATCCGCGCCTGTTGCGCTTTACCGCCGGGCGCAGGCGGCGGCAGTGGATCGGGAATGTCGTGGCGCTGGGGCTGGCGGGCGGCTTTGCCGAGCCGCTGGAATCGACCGCGATCCACATGGTTCAATCGGGCATATCGCGGCTGATCGCGCTGTTTCCCGATCGCAGCTTTTCGGGGGTGGAGGCGGCGACCTTCAACCGGCTGGCCGATGGCCAGTTCAATCAGGTGCGCGATTTCCTGGCGCTGCACTATCACCTGACGCGGCGCGACGATTCCCCCTTCTGGCGCGATGCGGGGAAGCGCACCATCCCCGATACGCTGGCCCAGAAGGTCGATCTGTGGCGCCAGCGCGGGCGCGTGTTCCGGCATGAGGACGATCTGTTCGCGGAAGACAGCTGGATCGCGGTGCTGCTGGGGCAGGGGCTGATGCCGGCCGGTTGGGACCGTATGGCTGATCTGGCCGATCCGGCGATGATCGACGCGCGCTTTACGCGTTTGCGCGCCCTGTTCGCGGATGCCGCCAGCCGGATGCCGCGCCATGCCGATTATCTGGCGCGCGTCGCCCCCGCCCGGCCACGCGCCGCATGA
- a CDS encoding glycoside hydrolase family 9 protein encodes MPLMIDAAIHLNQLGFRPADPKRAIVAAPSQTPLPWTLEREDGRIVLKGRTEVAGDDAASGDHVHRIAFDAAPEGRYRLKVAGAASEWFRVAPEIYRPLAQAALNFFYQQRAGTPILARWAGERWARPAGHAPEVATCFSGADEAGNVWPGCAGPRDVTGGWYDAGDHGKYVVNAGISAWTLQNLYEAGFARSLFADGQARLPEAGNGHDDLLDEARWEVEWMLRMQVPAGTMLALPVGEPAADGRLTLERMDAGGMAFHKLGDRRWTALPMRPADDPEDRMIYPPSTAATLNLAAVAAQAARLWRSADPAFADRCRQAALAAWGAAQRHPRILAAQGFTGSGGYGDTRLDDERAWAAAELFALTGEARFADQLGAEAVDVPGWADTGALGTITLAVADGVPDAVRRDARARIVAAADGFVAESAQSGYGIPYAGQRYEWGSNSGLLNRAMLLGLAERFTGDAKYRRAALAVADYVLGRNPLGQSYVSGFGWRPLQNPHHRFWAKSLDASLPPPPPGVVSGGPNNSAMTDPVAMKLKGKCAPQRCWADAIDAYALNEVAINWNAPLVWVAAYLDAG; translated from the coding sequence ATGCCCCTGATGATCGACGCCGCCATTCACCTGAACCAGCTGGGATTTCGCCCCGCCGACCCCAAGCGCGCGATCGTTGCCGCCCCGTCGCAGACCCCGTTGCCATGGACACTGGAACGGGAGGACGGCCGTATCGTGTTGAAGGGTCGGACCGAAGTTGCGGGCGACGATGCCGCGTCCGGCGACCATGTCCACCGCATCGCCTTCGACGCGGCGCCGGAGGGCCGGTACCGGCTGAAGGTGGCCGGGGCGGCCAGCGAGTGGTTCCGGGTGGCGCCCGAAATCTACCGCCCGCTGGCGCAGGCGGCGCTGAATTTCTTTTATCAGCAGCGCGCGGGCACGCCCATCCTGGCGCGGTGGGCGGGCGAACGCTGGGCGCGTCCCGCCGGACACGCGCCAGAGGTGGCGACCTGCTTCTCCGGCGCGGACGAGGCAGGGAACGTCTGGCCCGGATGCGCCGGGCCGCGCGACGTGACCGGCGGCTGGTACGATGCGGGCGACCACGGCAAATATGTGGTCAATGCCGGGATCAGCGCCTGGACGCTTCAGAACCTGTATGAGGCGGGTTTTGCGCGGTCGCTGTTCGCCGATGGTCAGGCGCGCCTGCCCGAAGCAGGCAATGGGCATGACGACCTGCTCGACGAAGCGCGGTGGGAAGTCGAATGGATGCTGCGGATGCAGGTGCCCGCCGGCACCATGCTGGCGCTGCCTGTTGGCGAACCGGCTGCCGACGGTCGGCTGACGCTTGAACGGATGGACGCGGGCGGTATGGCGTTCCACAAGCTGGGGGACCGGCGCTGGACTGCGCTGCCCATGCGGCCCGCCGACGATCCCGAAGATCGCATGATCTATCCGCCCTCCACCGCTGCGACGCTCAATCTGGCGGCGGTCGCGGCACAGGCGGCGCGGTTGTGGCGCAGCGCCGATCCGGCCTTTGCCGATCGCTGTCGACAGGCGGCGCTGGCGGCATGGGGCGCGGCGCAGCGGCATCCCCGTATCCTGGCGGCGCAGGGTTTTACCGGCAGTGGCGGTTATGGCGACACGCGGTTGGATGATGAACGGGCATGGGCTGCGGCGGAGCTGTTCGCGCTGACCGGCGAGGCGCGCTTTGCCGATCAGCTTGGCGCGGAGGCAGTCGATGTGCCGGGCTGGGCCGATACCGGCGCGCTGGGCACAATCACACTGGCGGTCGCGGACGGCGTGCCGGACGCAGTGCGCCGCGATGCGCGCGCGCGCATCGTAGCGGCGGCGGACGGGTTCGTGGCCGAAAGCGCCCAGTCCGGTTATGGCATCCCTTATGCCGGACAGCGATATGAATGGGGGTCCAATTCGGGCCTGCTGAACCGCGCGATGTTGCTGGGCCTGGCAGAGCGTTTCACGGGCGACGCGAAATATCGCCGCGCAGCGCTGGCAGTGGCGGATTATGTGCTGGGCCGAAACCCGCTGGGTCAATCCTATGTTTCGGGCTTCGGGTGGCGGCCGCTGCAAAATCCGCATCACCGTTTCTGGGCCAAGTCGCTCGACGCGTCATTGCCGCCGCCGCCGCCGGGCGTAGTGTCGGGCGGTCCCAACAACAGCGCCATGACCGATCCCGTCGCCATGAAGCTGAAGGGCAAGTGCGCGCCCCAACGCTGCTGGGCCGACGCCATTGACGCCTATGCCCTGAATGAAGTCGCCATCAACTGGAACGCGCCGCTGGTCTGGGTGGCGGCGTATCTCGACGCGGGTTAA
- a CDS encoding cupin-like domain-containing protein → MTVSPSSIRPADERSAVDASAFAAEVAPRAHPIVLRGQVAHWPAVTAAKQGPEALAAYLGEIEDGGSARPLEVLVSPPEFGGRFFYLGDRLEGFNFRRERAPLKLLLSELLRLATLPSDQAHSLYANAATAPEHLPGWGVDNPLDLDMGGAVPRLWIGNASQTATHYDGSTNLACVVSGRRRFILFPPEQVGNLYLGPLDRTLAGPPSSMVDPLNPDLDRYPRYAEAVKHAVVADLAPGDAVFVPATWWHHVQSFGPLNMLCNYWWDYDPTNSAFHAMVHALMAVRDRPDFEKEGWRAWFDHYVFGPGAHSAGDHLPAEARGVLGPASPDRTERIRRYLLTALGAR, encoded by the coding sequence ATGACTGTATCGCCGTCCTCGATCCGGCCCGCCGATGAGCGCAGCGCCGTCGATGCCTCCGCATTCGCCGCCGAAGTCGCGCCGCGCGCTCACCCCATCGTGTTGCGCGGACAGGTTGCGCATTGGCCCGCCGTCACCGCCGCCAAACAGGGGCCAGAGGCGCTTGCCGCCTATCTTGGGGAGATCGAGGATGGCGGCAGCGCCCGCCCGCTGGAGGTGCTGGTATCGCCGCCCGAATTCGGCGGCCGCTTCTTCTATCTCGGTGACCGGCTGGAGGGCTTCAATTTCCGTCGGGAACGCGCCCCGCTGAAGCTGCTGCTTTCAGAATTGCTCCGTCTGGCAACGCTGCCATCTGATCAGGCCCACTCGCTTTACGCCAATGCGGCCACCGCGCCAGAGCATCTGCCGGGATGGGGCGTCGACAATCCGCTCGACCTCGACATGGGCGGGGCGGTGCCGCGTTTGTGGATCGGCAATGCCAGCCAGACCGCGACCCATTATGACGGCTCCACCAATCTGGCATGCGTCGTCAGCGGGCGACGCCGCTTCATCCTGTTCCCGCCCGAACAGGTCGGCAATCTGTATCTGGGGCCGCTCGACCGGACGCTGGCGGGGCCGCCATCGTCAATGGTCGATCCGCTGAACCCCGACCTCGACCGTTATCCTCGCTATGCCGAGGCTGTGAAGCACGCCGTGGTCGCCGATCTGGCGCCGGGCGATGCGGTGTTCGTGCCTGCGACATGGTGGCACCATGTGCAGTCGTTCGGACCGCTGAACATGCTGTGCAATTACTGGTGGGATTACGACCCCACCAATTCGGCCTTTCACGCGATGGTCCATGCACTCATGGCAGTGCGCGACCGGCCCGATTTCGAAAAGGAGGGCTGGCGGGCCTGGTTCGACCATTATGTGTTCGGCCCCGGCGCCCATTCGGCGGGCGATCACCTGCCCGCCGAAGCGCGCGGCGTGCTCGGCCCGGCGTCCCCCGACCGGACCGAGCGTATTCGCCGCTATCTTCTGACGGCACTCGGCGCGCGTTAA
- a CDS encoding tryptophan halogenase family protein: protein MNRRIVVLGGGTAGWMAAAAMTRLLGPAGWQVTLVESSAIPTVGVGEATIPPIRTFHAMLGIEEADFLRATGGSWKLGIRFEGWSGAGSSYVHPFGRPGTDIGGLPFYAQWLRARGAGGAKPLERYWLEARAAEAGRFTHPIANGDSPLSRITHAYHFDAGRYATFLRGYAEAMGATRIEGTVATVEHGPAGIAALLLEDGRRVAGDLLLDCSGFASLLLGKALGVAWVDWSEWLPCDRAVAVASVADEAPLPLTRSIAHGAGWQWRIPLRHRTGNGRVFCSAFLDEDRATQELLASLGGDAIAEPRVLRFATGHRRSFWTGNCVALGLASGFMEPLESTSIHLVQAGIQHLMQHLPGEGAGPVLAEAARARYDRVMTGEFERIRDFLVAHYHLNDRHEPFWRERRAAPPPAGLAEKLALFESGGRLFREADELFNEWSWLAVLTGQGVRPQGHDPVCEAWPLSRVTERLSRIEGVVTASLDHMPTHADALARLDLNPTGAVPCP from the coding sequence ATGAACCGCCGCATCGTCGTGCTGGGCGGCGGCACCGCCGGATGGATGGCGGCCGCCGCCATGACACGCCTGCTCGGCCCGGCGGGCTGGCAGGTCACGCTGGTCGAATCCAGCGCCATCCCGACGGTCGGCGTGGGCGAGGCGACGATCCCGCCCATCCGAACCTTTCACGCGATGCTGGGCATCGAAGAGGCGGATTTCCTGCGCGCGACCGGCGGCAGCTGGAAACTGGGCATCCGGTTCGAAGGCTGGTCGGGGGCGGGCAGCAGCTATGTTCACCCATTTGGCCGACCGGGCACCGACATTGGGGGCCTGCCCTTTTACGCGCAATGGCTGCGTGCGCGTGGGGCGGGCGGTGCCAAGCCGCTGGAGCGATATTGGCTGGAGGCGCGCGCGGCAGAGGCGGGGCGTTTTACCCATCCCATCGCCAATGGCGATTCACCCCTGTCGCGGATTACCCACGCTTATCATTTTGACGCCGGGCGCTACGCCACGTTCCTGCGTGGGTATGCGGAGGCGATGGGCGCAACCCGGATCGAGGGAACGGTTGCCACCGTCGAGCATGGCCCGGCCGGGATTGCCGCACTGCTGCTGGAGGACGGACGCCGGGTGGCGGGCGACCTGTTGCTCGACTGTTCGGGCTTTGCCTCGCTGTTGCTGGGCAAGGCGCTGGGCGTGGCGTGGGTCGACTGGTCCGAATGGCTGCCGTGCGACCGCGCGGTTGCCGTCGCATCGGTAGCGGATGAAGCGCCGCTGCCGCTGACCCGTTCGATCGCGCATGGGGCGGGGTGGCAATGGCGCATCCCGCTGCGCCACCGCACGGGCAATGGCCGGGTTTTCTGTTCGGCATTTCTGGATGAGGACCGGGCGACGCAGGAACTGCTCGCCTCGCTGGGCGGCGATGCGATTGCAGAGCCACGGGTGCTGCGCTTTGCCACGGGGCATCGGCGGTCGTTCTGGACGGGCAATTGCGTGGCGCTGGGGCTGGCGTCAGGCTTTATGGAACCGCTGGAATCGACCAGCATCCATCTGGTTCAGGCGGGTATCCAGCATCTGATGCAGCATCTGCCAGGCGAGGGCGCCGGGCCGGTCTTGGCCGAGGCGGCGCGCGCGCGATACGACCGGGTGATGACTGGCGAGTTCGAGCGGATACGCGACTTTCTGGTGGCCCATTATCACCTGAACGACCGCCATGAGCCGTTCTGGCGCGAACGTCGCGCGGCGCCGCCGCCCGCCGGTCTGGCCGAAAAGCTCGCGCTGTTCGAAAGCGGCGGGCGCCTGTTCCGCGAAGCGGATGAGCTGTTCAACGAATGGAGCTGGCTCGCCGTGCTGACCGGGCAGGGCGTCCGGCCGCAGGGCCATGATCCCGTCTGCGAAGCCTGGCCGCTGTCGCGCGTCACCGAACGGCTGTCGCGGATCGAGGGCGTGGTGACCGCTTCCCTCGACCATATGCCAACCCATGCCGACGCACTCGCGCGGCTGGACCTGAACCCGACTGGAGCTGTGCCATGCCCCTGA